The Comamonas piscis region ATCTGGTGCAAGGTCAGCTGCCCCGAGCGCCTGTCGCTGACGGGCCCACAGGCGCTGCATGGCGAGCGACGCGCCTACCAGGATGTCGTGCCTTTTGCGCGCCGGGTGGTGGAGGCTTTCCCCCACCGGGTGCTCTGGGGCACGGACTGGCCCCATCCCAACCTGAAGGAGCACATGCCCGATGACGGGCTGTTGGTGGATTTTATCCAGCAGATAGCCCCCACGCGCAGCTTGCAGCGCCAGTTGCTGGTGGACAACCCTTTGCGCCTGTACTGGCCCGAGGATGCCTGAATGCCGGGAATCTTCTGCAGCACCCTCGCGCGAGGGATCGGATATGTATCACCCAAGCCCGCGCTCCCACCTCGCCGGCGCGTATTGCTGAGGGCAGCTTCTGCCAAATCTGTGCCCGCCCTAGGGATGCTCTGCAAAACCCTCGCCAAGCGGGATGGACGCGGATCGGGATGAGCCGCAAGGCGTCTTTTGCAGTCAATAGCAAGCTATTGACAAGGAAGACAACGCAGCGGATCGCCCGAGACCGCGTTCAGACCACGGCAGGGAGTTTTGCAGAGGGTCCCTAGGGGCAAGCAATCCATAACAACGAAGGAAAGAAAAAGCATGGCTTTGGAAAAACCCTATCTCGACATACCCGGCACCGTCGTGTTCGATGCCGAGCAATCCCGCAAGGGCTACTGGCTCAACCAGTTTTGCATGTCCTTGATGAAGTCGGAAAACCGTGAGCGCTTCAAGGCCGATGAGCGCGCCTATCTCGATGAATGGGATATGTCGGAAGAGCAAAAGCAGGCCGTGATGGCCCGCGACCTGAACTGGTGCATTCGGACGGGCGGCAATATCTATTTTCTGGCCAAGATCGGCGCCACCGATGGCAAGAGCTTCCAGCAGATGGCGGGCTCGATGACCGGTATGAGCGAGGACGCCTACCGCGCAATGATGGTCGCTGGCGGCCGCTCGGTCGAAGGAAACCGCTTTATGCATGAGTCCGCGGGCACGCCCGGACAGCCGGCAGGTAATGCCACCGGCCAGGGAGGGATCTGATATGGCCTACATCAGCGCATCGGTTTACACCTCGCATGTGCCCGCAATCGGGGTGGCCATTGACCAAGGCAAGACCCAGGAGGCGTATTGGCAACCCCTCTTCAATGGCTATGGCTATTCGCGCCAATGGATGCGTGAGAACCCACCCGATGTCATCTTTCTGGTCTACAACGACCATGCGTCGGCCTTCAGCCTGGACTTGATTCCCACCTTTGCGATTGGTACCGCAGCGGCCTACCAGCCCGCCGATGAAGGCTGGGGACCGCGCCCGGTGCCTCCGGTGCTTGGCCATCCTGAGCTGGCCTCGCATATCGCGCAGTCGGTGATCCAGCAGGACTTTGACCTCACCATCGTCAACAAGATGGATGTGGACCATGGGCTTACGGTGCCGCTGTCACTGATGTGCGGCGAGCCTTCAGCGCAGCTGGGTGCCTGGCCCTGTCCGGTGATTCCCTTGGCGGTCAATGTGGTGCAGTACCCGGTGCCTTCGGGCCAGCGTTGCTTCAACCTGGGCCGCGCGATCCGCAAGGCGGTAGAGAGCTTTGACGCCGACCTGAACGTGCAGATCTGGGGAACGGGCGGCATGAGCCACCAGCTGCAAGGCGCGCGGGCGGGGCTGATCAACCAGGAATGGGACAACTGTTTTCTGGACCAGCTCATCCACCACCCGGCCACCTTGGCCAAGGTCCCCCATATCGACTACGTGCGGGAGGCGGGCTCTGAAGGCATTGAGCTGGTGATGTGGCTGATTGCCCGTGGCGCGATGGCCGATGTGGACGACCCTGCGAGGCCGCCCACCGTCAAGCACCGCTTCTACCATGTGCCGGCCTCCAATACTGCGGTAGGCCACCTGATTCTTGAGAACGGTTGAAAGCTAAGCATGTTTCTGATTTCTTGTACCCCATGTGCTGGCGCAGGCCTGGGCATCCAAAACTCCAGGAGGCCCTCATGACGCTGCGCACCCTCAAAGTGGCACTCGCCGGCGCTGGCGCTTTTGGCCTCAAACACCTGGACGGTATCCGCCAGATCCCCGGCGTGGAGGTCATCTCCCTGGTCGATCCAGATATGGAAAAGGCCCGCCAGGTCGCCGCGCAGTATGCCATCGGGCATGTGGCCACCCATCTGCAGGATAGCCTGGCGCTGCCCGAGGTCGATGCGGTGATTCTCTGCACGCCCACGCAGTTGCATGCGGACCAGGCGCGCCAATGCCTGCATGCCGGCAAGCACGTGCAGGTGGAGATTCCGATGGCGGACCGCCTGGACGATGCACTGGCGCTGGCGGCGCTGCAGCAATCCACTGGCTTGGTCGCGATGTGCGGCCATACACGCCGCTTCAACCCCAGCCACCAATGGATTCAGCAAAGGGTGCAGGCGGGCAGCTTCAAGCTCCAGCAAATGGATGTGCAGACCTATTTCTTCCGCCGCAGCAATATGAACGCGCTGGGACAGCCGCGCAGCTGGACCGACCATCTGCTCTGGCACCATGCAGCGCATACGGTCGACCTGTTTGCCCACCAGGCGGGCAGCCCCATCGTGCAAGCCCATGCGGTGCAAGGGCCGCTACACCCCGAGCTGGGTATTGCGATGGACATGGGCATCGTGCTGAAGGCCGCCAATGGCGCCATCTGCACCTTGAGCCTGTCTTTCAACAACGATGGCCCGCTGGGCACCTTCTTCCGCTATATCGGTGATACGGGCACCTATATGGCCCGCTATGACGAGCTGGTTAACGGCAAGGAAGAGGCCATCGATGTCTCCGGCGTGGACGTGTCGATGAATGGCATCGAGCTGCAGGACCGCGAGTTCTTTGCGGCCATCCGCGAAGGGCGCCAGCCCCGCTCCAGCCTGGCGCAGGTACTGCCCTGCTACCAGGTTCTGCATGCACTGGAGCAGCAGCTGCAGTAATATCAAGCCCAGCAGTTTCCAACCGCCCGCACAGGTTTTCGCGGGCGGTTTTTGGTTTTTGAGGAGAGACGATGAACGAGCGCCATATTGGCCCTTTCCAGGTCGGCCCCGTCGCCCTGGGTTGCATGAACTTGAGCCATGCCTATGGCCACCCAGCCACCGAAGCACAGGCCCAGGCGCTGCTGCATGCAGCGCTGGATGCGGGAGTTAGCTTGTTTGACACCGCAGCGCTTTACGGCTTCGGTGCCAATGAATCGCTGGTGGGGCCCGTGCTCAAGCCCCATCGCAACGGCATCACCCTGGCCAGCAAAGGCGGCATGGCAGGCGTCCGGGGCGAGGATGGCGTGCTGCGCCGAGCGATTGATGGCCACCCGAAAACATTGCGGCGCAACTGTGAGGACAGCTTGCAGCGCCTGGGCACCGACGTCATTGACCTGTACTACCTGCACCGCTGGGACCCACGGGTGCCGATTGAAGAGTCGGTCGGCGAGATGTCGCGGCTGGTGGAAGAGGGCAAGGTACGGGCTTTGGGCCTGTCCGAAGTCGGGGTTGAAACGCTGCGGCGTGCCCATGCCACCTACCCGATTGCCGCCTTGCAAAGCGAGTATTCGCTCTGGTCGCGCAATGCAGAACTGGGTACCCTGCAGGCCAGCCGGGAGTTGGGCATTGCCTATGTGGCCTTCAGTCCGATGGGCCGGGCCTTTCTGTCGGGTAAATTGCCTGCGGGCACCTCCTGGGTGCCGGGCGATATCCGAGCCGGCATGCCCCGTTTCCAAAACGAGGCCTATGCCAAAAACCTGCGGCTGCTGGCGCCCATGCAGGCGATTGCCGAGCGCGCAGACTGCAGCCTGGCCGAGCTGGCGATTGCCTGGGTGTTGCACCAGGGCGAGCATGTCATTGCGCTGCCGGGCACCACCCAGATAGACCACCTGCAGGAAAACCTGCGCGGTGCTGAGATTGCCCTGGATGCCGCCTTGCTGGCTGAGCTGGATGCGATCTTTGCGCCGGAAGCCATAGCCGGTGACCGCTATGCGCTGGCCTCGCAGCGCGAGGTAGATACCGAGAAGTACGCGTTCGAACAGCGCTGATGCCCGGTATGCATGCTGCCTATCGGGTGGCACAAGGCCTGGGAGCGGTTGAATGGCTCCCAGGCTTTGTCACCGGAGGGGCGCCGCTGCCCGCTGCCCGCTGCGGCTAAACCGTCAGATAGCCGCCATCGACCGGAATCACCGCACCGTTGACAAAGGATGCAGCAGGCGAGCACAGAAAAGCAATCACCGCAGCCACTTCGTCTGCCTGGCCCCAGCGTTGCATGGGGGTGCGGGCGAGGATGGCTTTAGAGGCCTCGGAGTCTGCCATAAGGCCTTCGCTGAGTGGTGTGGCGATCCAACCCGGAGCAACGGCGTTGACCCGCACGCCCGCCTCTGCCCAGGTTTGGGCGAGCGACCGCGTGAGCTGCACGATGCCGCCTTTGCTGGCGCTGTAGGCGGGGCGATCCTTGCTGCCGAAGTAGCTGTACATCGAGGCCACATTGACAATACAGCCCCGGCTTTTTTGCAGATGCGGCGCTGCCGCCATACAGGCTTGCATGGTGGCCACCAGGTTGATCTGCAGCACTTGCGCAAAGGCCTCGGGCTGGTACTCGTCGCCATGCCGGCTAATGCCTGCCGCATTGACCAGTGCGTCGAGCCGGGGCAGCGCTGCCATGGTCTGGTTCAGCAGGTCGCTGTCGGTGATATCAAGCTCATGGCAGGCAATACGCGGGTGGCGAGGCGCATGGGGGCCCTGCGCATCCAGCCCGATGGCCAGCACCGATGCGCCGGCATGCGCAAAGTGCAGGGCCGTGCTGGCTCCGATCCCCGAAGTGCCTCCTGTGACGAGAATGCGTTGGTCATGGATGGGCACAGTCATGGCTGGCTCCTTGGCTGGGTGACGCCGGTATCACTGGTATCACTGGCTCCACAGGACGAGGCATCCACGGGGGTGACCAGGATTTTGATCTGGGACCGGTCTGCCAGCAGGGCCGCAAAGCCTTCGCTGATGGCCTGCGCCAGTGGCACGGTCTTGGTGACGATGGAGATGGGATCGAACTGGCCGGTCTCGATGAGACCCATCAGCTCCTCGTACACATGGCGATAGCCCACGCTGGCCACCAGGCTCAGCTCGCGGTTGACGGCCTCAAACACCTCCAGACGCGCTTCGGGCATCAGCCCCACCATGACCATGTTTCCGCCTTTGCGCAGTGCGCGCAGCGCGCCTTCAAAGGTGGCTTGCAAACCAGCCGCTTCAAAGCTGACGTCCACGCCCAGCCCTTCAGTGGCCGATGCGATGGTCTGGCGCAGCGCATCGGCGGACTGGCTGTTGGCATCGATGATGTGGCTGGCACCGGCCTGCCGCGCCATCTCCAGCCGTTCGGTCGAGACATCCACGGCAACAATGGTGCTGGCCCCCTGCAGTTTGGCGAGCATGACCAACAAGAGCCCGATAGGCCCGAGCCCAAAGATGGCGCAACTGCCGCCCGTCGGTAGCGCACTGCGACGCAGCGCATGCAAGGCCACGGCGGCGGGTTCCAGGACGGCGGCCTGCTCCAGGCTGACACCATCTGGCAGGCGGTGGAGCATATAGCTGGGCACGACTGCGAACTCGGCCATACCGCCGTCGCCCATCAGCCCCGCAAACCCCATGCCTGTGCAGAGGTTGTAGGAACCTCCTCGGCAGTAGGCACACTGGCTGCAGCGGTACTCGGGCTCGACGGCAACCCGGTCGCCGATGTGCAGATGGCTGACCCCCGTGCCCACTTCCACCACGGTGCCGCAAAACTCATGTCCCAGCGTCAGCGGCGCCGTGCGGCCGGACAGGGTATGCGGCAGGTCGATAGGAATGGCATGGGGTCCTGATTCGTATTCGTGCAGATCACTGCCGCAGATGCCGCAGTAGGCGACGGCGATACGGACTTCCTGCGGGCCGGGGCGAGGGATGGCGATCTCCTCCAGGCGCAGGTCTTTGGCGCCATGCCAGCGAAGTGCGCGCATCATGGTCGGCCTCCTGCAACGGCAGGTTTTGGCGCCACCAAGGGTGCAGTTTCTTTCAATCCAATGGCGAGCAGACCTGCGACCAGGGCGCCGCCTGCCGATATCCACATCGCGACAGGAAAACCGTAGTGGTCAGCGGCCAGGCCCGCAATCGTCGGGGCCAGGAAGCCGCCGACGAGTTCGCCTGCACCCATGATGAGGCCCAGCGCCCCAGTCAATACCTGAGGTGGCACGGTTTCCGCCGGTATGGTGGCCATGAACAGCGTAAAACACCCGAGGCCGGTATAGGTGAAGAAGACCACGACACCCAGTGCAATGGCGGAGTCGCCATAGACCAGCGCGATAGGGCAGAGCGCTGCGATGGGTGCAAAGATGACCAAGGCCGACTTGCGCCCGATCCGGTCTGAGATGCCAGGGACGGCGAAGCCCCAGAACACCCAGGCGGCGCCCAGGCAGCTCATCACCAGGCCCATGTCGGCGGCCGAAAAGCCGCGGTGCTTGATGAGAAAAGTGGGTGCAAACGAGATGATGGTGATGAACCAGGTGAGGAAAAAGCAGCTGATCAGCATGCACAGCAGCACATTGCGCTCGCGCAGCAGGGCCCAGCGGCTGATGGGCACGGGCTTGGCCTGCGCGGTGGGGGCGCCGCCCGGGTGCTCATGCACCCAGCGCCATATGCACAGCGCGATCAGCATGCCGGGGATGACGGTGACATAAAAGGCCACACGCCAGCCAAAGTGCGTTGCCAGGCCAATGACCACCGGTGGGCCGATCATGGCGCCAATCAAGCCGGCTGAAGAGCCTTGGAGCAAGCCCATATTCAAGCCGCGCCGCGAGGGCGTGGAGCTTTGGATCATCAGCGATTGCGCAATGGGCAGCACCGGCCCTTCGGCCAGACCCATCAAGGCGCGAAACACCAGCAGGCTGATGAAACCTCCCACCAGCCCGGACAGGGCCGAACAGATGGAAAAACCCAGCACGGATGCCACCAGCAGGGCCTTGCGTTTGGCACGCGAGTCTGACCAGGCGCCGGCGATGGCCCCGGAGATGGCCCAGGTGAGAGCCAGCGCCGAGGAGATCATGCCCAACTGGGTTGGGCTCAGATCGAGCTCGTCCTGCATGAACGGAAAGAGGAAGGAGAGGGCCAGGCGGTCAAAGAAGACAAAGCCGAAAGCCAGAAACAGAATCAACAGCAGCCGATTCTCGTAGGTCCAGAAGGAGCGGAACAAGGGTGCGCGCATGGGCGTTCTCCGGTTGCTTGTTGATCAGCGGAAGAGCTTTTCCACCGCCTCGGCGCCCAGGCCCACTTTTTCGTAGTGGGCCTTGCACATGGCGATATAGCTGTGCACATCGAAGTAGCCGTCGTGTTTGCCCTGCTCGTCCAGCCAGATCAACGGACCTGTGACTATGAAGAAGGCCCGCATGGGTTCCGGATGGTCAAAGGCCACCAGGGTGTGGCCTTCGCCCGGGGTTTCGTAGACAAAGTCCCCCTTGGTGGCCGTCCAGTCATGTTCGAGGTAGCCCCATTTGCCGGAGATCGTGTAGGCAAAGACTTCATGGGGGTGGTAGTGGCGGTTGACCAGGCCGGCCTTCTTGGCCATGAGGATGTCGCACCATTTGTTTTGCGACGGCGAAATCCATAGTGGGCGGGAGAACACGGTGTCAGTGAATGGCACATAAAGGCGCTCGTCCTCGCTGGCTGCATCGGGGATATAGACCTCAGGCAGCGCATCGGGCATGAAGGGGTTGGCAATGGGTTGCAGGGTTTGCCAGAACTCGGTGTTGGCTTTATCGACCATGGGGAATGCTCCTTGAAGTGGGGATGTAAGGCTTGTGTGGAAGTGCTGACGGGTGGCTGTGCAGCCCGGGCAATGGATGGCATCTCGAGGCTAGGAGTGCCGGGGTTTGATGCCAAGGCAGAAGGGCTTGGCTGGTAGGCCGCTAGGAGGCGTCAAACCTTATGGGCTTGGCAGCGCAAGGCGGATGGGCGCAATGGTCTGCAGGTGGGACATGCGGGCGCTCCTGGTTGCTTGTTCGATGGGCAGAACTGCATTCTGTGGAAGTTGGCCCTACACATCTAGTTGCCCACGCCGCTAGCAGCTATAGCAAAATGGCATATGAATAGCTAAAGATGATCAATAAACCATAAATTCAAGGAGTTGGCTATGAATCTGCAGCAGATCGAAACCTTTGTCTCGGTGGCGGAAACCGGCAGCTTCAGCAAGGCGGCCATGCTGGCGGATATGGCGCAGCCAGCGCTCAGCCGCCAGGTGCGGGCGCTGGAGGTCGAGTTGCGCGAGACCTTGCTGATCCGCACCGGCCGCGGCGTGACCTTGACGGAAGCTGGACGGCGCTTGCTGGAGCACAGCCATGCCATCCTGCAGCACGTAGCCCAAGCCAAAGCAGACCTGGGTTGCGAGCGCGATCAACCAGTGGGCCGCATCGTGGTGGGCTTGCCGCCCAGTCTGGCCAGGCGCTTGACCCTGCCGCTGATCCATGCGTTCGCCAGCAAAATGCCCAAGGCCCGGGTGGCCATCGTCGAAGGGTTCTCGGTACAGATGGCCGAGTGGCTGGCTTCGGGGCGCATGGATCTGGGCCTGGTCTATTCGCCCGATCCGCATCCGCATATCGAAATCAACCCGGTGCTGCAAGAATGCCTGTGTCTGGTGGGCCCCGCGTCTGCGCTGGAAGGCCGCGACAGCATGCGTTTCCAGGATCTCTCGGCGTTCCCGCTGATCATGCCGCAGTACGGCCAGATCTTTCGCAAACTGATGGAGGCCCAGGCCAGGCTCTCGCAGGTCAAGCTCAATGTGGTCTGTGAGGTGTCCAGCGTGCCCGCCATTTTGGATCTGGTGCGCGGTGGCTATGGCTACGCGGCCTTGACGCGCAGCGCACTGGACGGGCATGGGGTAGGAGAGCCGCTGGTGGTGGCACCCATCCAGTCGCCAGCAGTGATGATCAACCTCTGCCTGGCGCAATCTGCAAAACGAAAAACCACGCCCCTGGTGCGCTGCACGGCCGCCGTCCTGTATGCGTTGACCACCCAGGTCTGTGAGCAGGGCTAGTCCCTTCTGCGCAACTCTCGCGGGATGGACGCGGATCGCACCTGAGGCTGCGTTCAGGCCACGGCAGGGCTTTTTGACGAGGCTCTCAAGTGGATGCCTCCTGATTTGCTCGGCCAGCCAAGCGTGGTTTCATCGTAATTTTGTGTAGCAATTGCCCAGGCGCGCCGGGGCAGGGCAGCAGGCCTTACTACAATGCGGGAGCCTTGCGCATCGCCACCTATATACGAGACCCGTGTCCGCAGGGCGGCCGGGGGTCGCTTTGCTGCCACACTCCGCTCGGGTTCTGGGTTGGCACCTCTACAATGCAGTGCAACTGGTTCAATGACATGAAGATACTGCTTTGTAACGACGATGGATATCAAGCGCCCGGCATCGTGGCGCTGCATGGTGCATTGCAAGCGGTGGCCGATGTCGAAGTCGTGGCGCCAGAACACAACAACAGTGCCAAATCGAATGCGCTGACCTTGCATTCCCCCCTGTATGTGCAGCGCGCTGCCAATGGCTTCCGCTATGTCAACGGCACACCCGCAGACTGCGTGCACATCGCTTTGACGGGCCTGTTGGGTTACAGGCCCGATTTGGTCATTTCCGGTATCAATAACGGCGCCAATATGGGCGATGACACCATCTATTCAGGCACCGTGGGTGCTGCGATGGAGGGCTACCTGTTCGGGGTGCCCGCGATGGCCTTCTCGCAAATCGACAAAGGGTGGGGCGAGATCGAATCCGCAGCGCAAAAAGCCTGCGAATTGGTGCAGCAATTTGAAGCCGCCAAGCTCGTGACCCTCAAGCCCTGGCTGCTCAATATCAATATTCCCAATCTGCCGTTCGCGCAGATCAAGCCGCTTAAGCTCTGCCGCCTTGGCCGCAGGCACGCGGCTGAAAAAGTCATAACCCAGACCAGCCCCCGGGGCGAAACCATGTACTGGATCGGCAATGCCGGCTCGGTGCTCGACGATGCCGAGGGTACGGATTTCCATGCCACGGCCGCAGGCCATATGACGGTCACTCCGCTTAAGGTGGATTTGACCGACCATGAGAGCCTGGCTTACTGGGCGCAGACGGCGTCCACCCTTCGCAGCAAGGATGTGGAGGTGCCAGGGTGACCTTGCGCAAGCCCGGCTTTCCTGCCCGCGGTGCCATGCCTGTCAGCACCAAGCCTCAGGCCAGTGTGGCGCACCGGCAATGGGCTAAGTTGCCCGCCGAGCTGTCGCCCGTGCCCATGGCTGTGCGAGAGTCTTTGGGGCCGGAAAGCGTGGACTTTACCTCCGCCCGGTTGCGCATGGTGCAGCGCCTGGCGGCATCGGGCGTGGAGCACACCCGGGTGCTCAAAGTCATGAATTCGGTTTTGCGCCACCAGTTTGTTGACAGTGCATTGGCGGTTCAGGCCTATGAAGACACCAGTTTGCCTATAGGATTGGGGCAGACCATCTCCAAACCCAGCGTGGTGGCGCGGATGTGCGAATTGCTGCTGCAATCACCGGCTGGGAAAATGGGCCTGGGCCGTATTTTGGAGATTGGCACCGGCTGCGGTTACCAGGCAGCAGTTCTGAGCCTGATGGCCAAAGAGGTGTATACCATTGAGCGGCTGCGTGCGTTGCATGAAAAGGCCCGCGTCAATCTTCGTCCGTTGCGACTGGCGAATGTGCACCTGATCCTAGGTGATGGCATGCTGGGTTTTGAAAAAGGTGCGCCTTACGCTGGAATCATCGCAGCGGCCGGAGGGGATTCCGTCCCCCAGGCTTGGTGTGATCAATTGGCCGAAGGCGGCCGGCTCGTGGCACCCGTGATGGGGCCGGGGCAACAACAGGTTTTGCTCGTCGTGGACCGCAGCGCTGATGGGTTTCAGCGCACGGTTCTGGAGCATGTTCATTTCGTGCCCCTAAAATCGGGGCTTGGTTAAGAAGGATAGGTATGTTGGATTCACGTGGTGTTTTGACGTGGGGTGCCAGTGTGGTGGCAGCCATGGTGCTGGCAGGATGCGGTAGTACATCGCTGAACCAGGCGCCCGTGGAAGACCGGGGTTCGTCGGCCGGCCGTACGCCGTCGTCGACATCGGCCACGCCGCCGCGCATTGATCCGGCAACCCTGCCTGGCGCCGAGAACGCTGGCAAGCCCGGTTACTACACCGTCAAGCCGGGTGAGACGCTGATGCGCATTGCATCGGACAATGGCCAGAACTGGCGTGACATTGCCCGCTGGAGCAATCTGGACAACCCGAACGTGATCGAAGTCGGCCAGGTGCTGCGTGTGGTGCCACCGGTGACGACCACCGCCAGCGCCGCCACAGCAACCAGCGCGCCCGCCATGACGGGCGCCAACACACCAGCGGCCACGCCGGTGCCCGCCCCCGCACCTGCCGCAGCGGCTTCTGCACCCGCTGCAGCCGATGGCAATCTGGGCTTCATCTGGCCTGCATCTGGTGCGGTCATTCAAGGCTTTGACGATGCGCGCAACAAGGGCGTGGATATTGGCGGCAAGGCCGGCGATCCGGTCGTTGCAGCCGCCGATGGCCGCGTGATCTACTCGGGTGCCGGCCTGCGCGGCTACGGTAACCTGATTTTGGTCAAGCACAACAACACCTACTTGACGGCCTACGCCCACAACCAGACCTTGCTGGTCAAAGACGACCAGGTAGTCAAGAAAGGCCAGAAGATTGCCGAGATGGGCAGCTCGGACGCTGACCGCGTGAAGCTGCACTTTGAGGTGCGCCGCCAGGGCAAGCCAGTCGATCCCTCGCGCTACCTGCCTTCCCGCTGATGCCGGGCACTTCCTCGAAGTCGACATCGCCGCCCGCCGACGATGTCGGCTTTTCCCATTTGGAGGATGCCGCGCTGGCGTCGCCAGAAGGGGATGAAGAGTCGGCGGAGGTCGAGTCACAGACCTGGGAGAGTCGCAGCGTCGTTGCCGGCATCGGCGAGCACGGCCTGCGCCTGGACAAGGCGCTGGCGCTGTGGGTGCCGGAGTTCTCGCGCAGCTACCTGCAGGCGCTGCTGTTGCAAGGCGCGGTGCTGGTCAATGGCAAAGCCGGGCTCAAGCCCAGTGCCAAGGTCAAAGCGGGGGACCAGGCGGTGGTCGAGCTGCGCCCCACGCAGCAAAGCCAGGCGTTTTTGCCGCAAGATATTCCGCTGGATGTGGTCTACCAGGACGAGCACCTGCT contains the following coding sequences:
- a CDS encoding peptidoglycan DD-metalloendopeptidase family protein, which produces MLDSRGVLTWGASVVAAMVLAGCGSTSLNQAPVEDRGSSAGRTPSSTSATPPRIDPATLPGAENAGKPGYYTVKPGETLMRIASDNGQNWRDIARWSNLDNPNVIEVGQVLRVVPPVTTTASAATATSAPAMTGANTPAATPVPAPAPAAAASAPAAADGNLGFIWPASGAVIQGFDDARNKGVDIGGKAGDPVVAAADGRVIYSGAGLRGYGNLILVKHNNTYLTAYAHNQTLLVKDDQVVKKGQKIAEMGSSDADRVKLHFEVRRQGKPVDPSRYLPSR